Genomic window (Pseudoliparis swirei isolate HS2019 ecotype Mariana Trench chromosome 23, NWPU_hadal_v1, whole genome shotgun sequence):
GCCCAACGTCAGCCTCTCAccatcgtcctcctcctcgtcctcctcccgcgctccgtcctctctctcctgttcctcGTGCAGGCGATTCTGGATGAGACGCTCCTGGTAGGAgttgaggaggaggtgggcgaGCCCTCCTTTGCTTCCTGCTGGTGCCCCCGGTCCCCCCTGCGCCTCCTCCAGCATGGCATTCTGGGAGCGCTCCAGCACCTAAACAAATGTGTCATTCACACGCATACTGAGTCCGGAGAAACAGCCTGAACTGAACTAAAGCTGTGACCGCTCTGGCACGGGACCGGGCTCTCACCTCATCATCGGTCAGGTACTGAGCGATGTATTGTTCATACAACAGCGGCTCCCTTATCCTCATCTGTTCATCACTGAAATACTCACCCTCTAGAAAAGGCGGCAGGGCAGAGGAACAAAGGGATGACGGACAGCTGCTTTACGTCATCAGGTACACGGTGTATACAAGAGTGCCAGTGATGGGAGGGGAGGCAAGAGACAGCTCGGCCTACTGCATGATACGACCAGTGGCGAGTTTAAATTGTATAATATACCGTACAGTACATTGTGATGTCAACTAAAaggactcctcctctctaccgtcatctgcctgatggatcgtggaggtctccatcgtggaatatgcctactatgaactattcatacactctgtcatattcattgaatgtattttaactctaaatctgtccttctgtacacatgacatctattgcatctgtccatcctggagagggatcctcctctgttgctctcctgaaggtttcttcctttttttccccctgaagggttatttgggagtttttcctggtccgatgtgaggttttggggcagggatgtctatgtgtacagattgtaaagcactccgagacaaatgtgtaatttgtgaaattgggctatacaaataaactgaattgaattaaaaggaTACACTTTGATGTCAATCATGTTGCTCGGCTGCACAGTTTAAGAATGACCCAACGTAAGGCCTACCCTTCTGCAGGGCCCTGAGGGCGGCGTAGCGCTGGTTTCGAACCCTCGTCCTGTTGGTGAACGCCGCGGCTCGTCTCTGGATCACTTCGCTGTAGTGAAGGACCCGTGGGTCTGAGCTGACGTGGGCAAACACCGACAGGTCGTGGGGCTTGAGGCAGGCCTAGACACGGGGAGGCAGGTTGGTGCAAATAAATATGCTGGTCAGGGtggtgaacataaaacatacgaacagctgccacacacacagtgtgccgTGTCCACGTACATGGTACCTCTCCAGGAACACCAGCGGCCGGCTCCTGTACTGGTGCAGCAGCTCCTCTCTGCGCTGCTTCAGGGTCAGCTCGGCGTCGCCCTTCTGCTGGCTCTTCACCAGGCTTCCGCTCACGGCCAAGGCGTCCACCATGGCCTGGACACAGATCTCCTCCGCCTGGCTCACGCACTGCGTGGGACGAACCGGGACACGCCATGGGCACGTGTTCGTTGCGTTAGTGTGCGCACGCGGAGGGATAGCGGTTCGGTTGAAGCTGCTGCTCTCACCTGGGTGTCTTGTCGTGGCCGCTCGGCCTCCGCGGGGCGTTTAAAATCCCATATGTGTGACAGCGTCACGGGCTCTTCTGGCGAATCGCTCTCGTCTCCACTTTCACTTTCACACAAACTCGGTTGTGTTCGAACCGGAGGGTCGATTTCCCCCCACATGATTAACGGTGAGGCAGTTCAGTCAGCGAGCGAATACTTAGCTAACGTGTATGTCCGCTGTCAGATTATCTTGATGTTTAATTTTCCTGGAACATTAACGTATCTTAATGTGTTGTCAGGACAACCGGAAAAGGGATGGTAATGTCTCTCGATGAGGCATGGACATTCCCATATGAAAAAAAACACTAATAATTTCAGGTTTATTACACACATTCGTCTCACTAGTTTAGCGTTGTTTTTCCGCTGTGTTGGTCCGTCTATAATAATGTCCTCTAGTTCTGCGACCGAAAGAATGGTTCCCCCCCCGGTCGCCTACGCGCCTGCGCTGTTGATTTTGTCTCCCTCTGGTGGTTGTGTTTTGACAATAGCAAGACTtggattatttaaattaataaaacaatttaaattgcaTGTTTCCCGAATATTGATTTAAACTATGCTTGATATCATGACTCCAAATTGGGTACCGATATTTTATGATTTCGTCTTGAATTTCTCAGGGTATCAGGGCTCGGGTACGAATACAGAACAATAAGTGTGGGCATGGGGGTTTAGGTCTGGAGCCGTCACAGCTcatgctttatttttttaaaccgtatatatacacatacatgttcaTAAAATGTCAAGATGAATCCTCCCTTAACTCTAAAACTGTTTAACCTTTCACTGTCGATCTAAGAGGAAGTGCCACTCCCACCAAAATAAAAGGGAATAACACTTTTACACGCGTGTGACCACTTCACTTCCACCACGAGATGAGTGTTACGCACAGCCACGATGTTTCATTCCTAAACACTCGCGAGCGTTATATTAAAGTTGTATTTCCTGTTATGGTCGAAGATAGGAGTtgtattttgaaatattttaaaCCGGAAATGATATACGTGTCACATCCCGGTTGACTTCACGATGTGTTTCGCACAAACTTGTCAGCCTCCCCGGACCAGCCCCAAAACTCTGCTCGTCTCTCCGGTTGTATCCGCCTGAGATCGGCAGCGACATGGGAACCGCGCGGGACCAACGATAGTGCCGAGGTACGTGTTGACCACGCCGCTGACCGCATGCTGCGCGCTGCCGGTGCGCAGCGGCGTGctcgctttgtgtgtgtgtgtgtgtgtgtgtgtgtgtggagcacaGCCTGTCAGGTCCTTgttgactgctgctgctgctgcagctgttggGCCTAGTTATTTAGAgaaagaagaacacacacagtgatttAGCTCTGGGAGACTTGTCTTTGTtattgttagttagttagtttaagtaaagaaagaaaaaacgaaTCACAGTTTGC
Coding sequences:
- the ccdc97 gene encoding coiled-coil domain-containing protein 97, encoding MWGEIDPPVRTQPSLCESESGDESDSPEEPVTLSHIWDFKRPAEAERPRQDTQCVSQAEEICVQAMVDALAVSGSLVKSQQKGDAELTLKQRREELLHQYRSRPLVFLERYHACLKPHDLSVFAHVSSDPRVLHYSEVIQRRAAAFTNRTRVRNQRYAALRALQKEGEYFSDEQMRIREPLLYEQYIAQYLTDDEVLERSQNAMLEEAQGGPGAPAGSKGGLAHLLLNSYQERLIQNRLHEEQEREDGAREEDEEEDDGSSVQQKQWEPTPEEKALLREEFISQMHQRFLDGKDKDFNYSEVDENPDYDNLDIVSRDAEDKYFEDDDEEEEEEEDEGGNDEVENMTE